In Micromonospora sp. WMMA1363, a genomic segment contains:
- the pheS gene encoding phenylalanine--tRNA ligase subunit alpha, with amino-acid sequence MTYRNDPYDPKQAALLDPAALADAVATAEKAFTDAAGPDALAALRPAHLGDRAPVSLARREIGGLPPAAKADAGKRVNEARRAIESAYAARADVLEREQTERMLVEERVDVTLPYDRRPRGARHPVSTLMEQISDFFVGMGYEVAEGPEVELEWTNFDALNIGPDHPARGLMDTFHVAPENSGLVLRTHTSPVQARTMLTRKPPIYVICPGRVYRTDELDATHAPVFHQVEGLVVDKGVTMAHLRGTLDHFARAMFGPEARTRFRPHYFPFTEPSAEFDVWFPEHRKGARWVEWGGCGMVNPRVLRACGIDPEVYSGFAFGMGIDRTVMFRHGVGDMRDMVEGDVRFTRAFGYGA; translated from the coding sequence ATGACCTACCGCAACGACCCCTACGACCCGAAGCAGGCCGCCCTGCTCGACCCGGCCGCCCTGGCCGATGCCGTCGCCACCGCCGAGAAGGCGTTCACCGATGCCGCCGGCCCGGACGCCTTGGCCGCGCTGCGCCCCGCGCACCTCGGCGACCGGGCGCCGGTCTCGCTTGCCCGCCGTGAGATCGGCGGGCTGCCGCCGGCCGCCAAGGCCGACGCCGGCAAGCGGGTCAACGAGGCCCGGCGGGCGATCGAGAGCGCCTACGCCGCCCGCGCCGACGTGCTGGAGCGCGAGCAGACCGAGCGGATGCTGGTCGAGGAACGGGTCGACGTGACCCTGCCGTACGATCGGCGCCCGCGGGGCGCCCGCCACCCGGTCAGCACCCTGATGGAGCAGATCAGCGACTTCTTCGTCGGGATGGGCTACGAGGTGGCCGAGGGACCCGAGGTTGAGCTGGAGTGGACCAACTTCGACGCGCTCAACATCGGCCCGGACCACCCGGCACGCGGTCTGATGGACACCTTCCACGTCGCGCCGGAGAACTCCGGCCTGGTGCTGCGCACGCACACCTCGCCGGTGCAGGCGCGGACGATGCTGACCCGCAAGCCACCGATCTACGTGATCTGCCCGGGCCGGGTCTACCGCACCGACGAGTTGGACGCCACCCACGCGCCGGTCTTCCACCAGGTTGAGGGCCTGGTGGTCGACAAGGGAGTCACGATGGCGCACCTGCGCGGCACCCTGGACCACTTCGCCCGAGCGATGTTCGGCCCGGAGGCGAGGACCCGCTTTCGGCCGCACTACTTTCCGTTCACCGAACCGTCGGCGGAGTTCGACGTGTGGTTCCCGGAGCACCGCAAGGGCGCGCGGTGGGTCGAGTGGGGCGGCTGCGGCATGGTGAACCCGCGGGTGCTGCGGGCCTGCGGCATCGACCCGGAGGTCTACTCCGGATTCGCCTTCGGGATGGGCATCGACCGGACGGTCATGTTCCGCCACGGCGTCGGCGACATGCGGGACATGGTCGAGGGCGACGTCCGGTTCACCCGGGCGTTCGGGTACGGGGCGTGA
- the infC gene encoding translation initiation factor IF-3, with product MNEQIRAREVRLVGPEGEQVGIVPLERALQLAADVDLDLVEVAPMARPPVCKLMDFGKFKYESALKAREARRNQQQTVIKEMKLRPKIDPHDYETKKGHVVRFLKAGDKVKVTIMFRGREQSRPELGYRLLRRLESEISELGYVEAAPKQDGRNMIMVLAPHRATKAAATAARGSALPRGERESGAAEAPPAEAAGPAGSTGE from the coding sequence GTGAACGAGCAGATCCGGGCACGTGAGGTCCGACTGGTCGGCCCTGAAGGTGAGCAGGTGGGCATCGTCCCGCTGGAGCGCGCCCTTCAGCTGGCCGCGGACGTCGACCTGGACCTGGTCGAGGTTGCGCCGATGGCGCGCCCACCGGTGTGCAAGCTCATGGACTTCGGCAAGTTCAAGTATGAGAGCGCACTGAAGGCGCGCGAAGCGCGGCGTAACCAGCAGCAGACCGTCATCAAGGAGATGAAGCTCCGGCCAAAGATCGACCCGCACGACTACGAGACCAAGAAGGGTCACGTGGTGCGGTTCCTCAAGGCCGGCGACAAGGTCAAGGTGACGATCATGTTCCGCGGTCGGGAGCAGAGCCGCCCGGAGCTGGGGTACCGGCTCCTGCGCCGACTCGAGTCCGAGATCTCGGAGCTGGGGTACGTCGAGGCCGCGCCGAAGCAGGACGGCCGAAATATGATCATGGTGCTTGCGCCGCACCGCGCCACCAAGGCCGCCGCCACGGCGGCCCGCGGTAGCGCACTGCCGCGGGGCGAGCGGGAATCCGGCGCCGCCGAGGCGCCGCCGGCCGAGGCGGCCGGGCCCGCCGGGAGCACCGGCGAGTAA
- the ribD gene encoding bifunctional diaminohydroxyphosphoribosylaminopyrimidine deaminase/5-amino-6-(5-phosphoribosylamino)uracil reductase RibD has protein sequence MAGVSVDEAMRRAVELAARGLGTTSPNPVVGCVLLDADGQIVGEGFHVYAGGPHAEIVALAQAGERARGGTAVVTLEPCDHTGRTGPCSTALVQAGVARVVIAVPDPNPVAAGGAATLRAAGVQVDIGVGTSEAEAGNVAWLTSMRRGWPYVIWKYAATLDGRSAAADGTSMWITSEAARMDVHALRGTVDAVIVGVGTVLADDPRLTARNLRDGSLAIRQPLRVVVDSAGRTPAGARVRDGASRTWVATAAEVGAGPDGRVDLPALLAALHGRGVRAVLLEGGPRLAGAFLAAGLVDKIVGYVAPGLLGAGPTALVDAGVTTIAEAIDCEFVDVTQIGPDLRITALPQKREG, from the coding sequence ATGGCCGGCGTCTCGGTCGATGAGGCGATGCGTCGCGCGGTCGAACTCGCCGCGCGTGGTCTCGGCACCACCAGCCCCAACCCGGTCGTTGGCTGCGTGCTGCTCGACGCGGACGGCCAGATCGTGGGTGAGGGCTTCCATGTGTACGCCGGCGGTCCGCACGCCGAGATCGTCGCCCTCGCCCAGGCGGGGGAGCGCGCCCGTGGCGGTACCGCCGTGGTCACGCTGGAGCCGTGCGATCACACCGGTCGCACCGGCCCCTGTAGTACCGCGCTGGTGCAGGCCGGGGTCGCCCGGGTGGTCATCGCCGTGCCCGACCCGAACCCGGTCGCCGCCGGCGGCGCCGCCACCCTGCGCGCCGCCGGGGTCCAGGTGGACATCGGAGTAGGCACCAGCGAGGCCGAGGCCGGCAACGTCGCCTGGCTCACCTCGATGCGCCGCGGCTGGCCGTACGTCATCTGGAAGTACGCCGCGACGCTCGACGGTCGGTCGGCGGCCGCGGACGGCACCAGCATGTGGATCACCTCCGAGGCGGCCCGGATGGACGTGCACGCGCTGCGCGGCACCGTCGACGCCGTGATCGTCGGAGTGGGCACCGTGCTCGCCGACGATCCCCGCCTCACCGCCCGGAACCTGCGCGACGGCAGTCTCGCCATCCGGCAGCCGCTGCGGGTGGTGGTCGACTCCGCTGGGCGTACCCCAGCGGGGGCTCGGGTCCGCGACGGGGCATCGCGCACCTGGGTTGCCACCGCGGCTGAGGTCGGCGCCGGCCCGGACGGTCGGGTCGACCTGCCGGCGCTGCTCGCCGCCCTGCACGGCCGCGGGGTCCGGGCGGTGCTGCTGGAGGGCGGGCCGCGCCTGGCCGGCGCGTTCCTCGCCGCCGGGCTGGTTGACAAGATCGTCGGCTACGTCGCGCCCGGGCTGCTGGGTGCGGGCCCGACCGCGCTGGTCGACGCGGGCGTGACGACGATCGCCGAGGCCATCGACTGCGAGTTCGTCGACGTTACGCAGATCGGTCCGGATCTGCGGATCACCGCGCTGCCCCAGAAGAGGGAGGGCTGA
- a CDS encoding riboflavin synthase, producing MFTGIVEELGEVVRVTETAGDSALVAIRGPLVTSDARHGDSIAVNGVCLTVVEAVDGTFTADVMGETLRRSALGALGPGDPVNLERAAALGSRLGGHLVQGHVDGVGALLGREPAAQWETVRFRLPAALARYVVEKGSITVDGVSLTVADVGPDWFSVGLIPTTLKLTTLGARGVGDPVNLEVDVLAKYVERLLGPHLPAGRPAGDQPGALGLPGSGGLSGATNAGGAA from the coding sequence ATGTTCACCGGCATCGTCGAGGAGTTGGGCGAGGTCGTCCGGGTCACCGAGACCGCGGGGGACTCCGCGCTGGTCGCGATCCGTGGCCCGCTGGTCACCTCCGACGCTCGCCACGGCGACTCGATCGCGGTCAACGGCGTCTGCCTGACGGTGGTGGAGGCCGTCGACGGGACCTTCACCGCCGATGTGATGGGGGAGACGCTGCGTCGCTCCGCGCTCGGCGCGCTCGGACCAGGCGACCCGGTCAACCTGGAGCGCGCCGCTGCCCTCGGCAGTCGCCTCGGCGGGCACCTGGTGCAGGGGCACGTCGACGGTGTCGGTGCCCTGCTGGGCCGGGAGCCCGCCGCCCAGTGGGAGACCGTGCGGTTCCGTCTGCCGGCGGCCCTCGCCCGGTACGTGGTGGAGAAGGGCTCGATCACCGTCGACGGGGTGTCGCTGACCGTCGCCGACGTCGGACCGGACTGGTTCTCGGTCGGCCTGATCCCGACCACGCTCAAGCTCACCACCCTCGGCGCCCGAGGGGTCGGCGACCCGGTCAACCTGGAGGTCGACGTGCTGGCCAAGTACGTCGAGCGCCTGCTCGGCCCGCACCTGCCGGCGGGCCGGCCGGCCGGCGACCAGCCCGGTGCCCTCGGGCTGCCCGGCAGCGGGGGACTGTCCGGCGCGACGAACGCGGGCGGGGCGGCCTGA
- a CDS encoding phosphoribosyl-ATP diphosphatase, whose translation MKTFEELFAELQAKATAGTPGSGTVAALGKGVHFIGKKVVEEAAESWMAAEHEGPERTAEEISQLLYQVQVLMLATGLDLKDVYRHL comes from the coding sequence GTGAAGACGTTCGAGGAGTTGTTCGCCGAGCTGCAGGCCAAGGCCACTGCCGGCACCCCGGGCTCGGGCACGGTCGCGGCCCTGGGAAAGGGGGTGCACTTCATCGGTAAGAAGGTCGTCGAGGAGGCCGCCGAGTCGTGGATGGCCGCCGAGCACGAGGGTCCCGAGCGGACCGCCGAGGAGATCTCCCAGCTGCTCTACCAGGTGCAGGTGCTCATGCTCGCCACCGGTCTCGACCTGAAGGACGTCTACCGACATCTGTGA
- a CDS encoding response regulator — translation MEPAGDRPDVILVVDDDEDIARFVEFNLRLHGYEVIHAGDGQEALEVIERQRPDLAVIDLMMPRVDGLELTRRLRADPMTAVLPVIMLTAKGMTVDKVHGLSAGADDYLVKPFDTAELVARVSSTLRRNKEFREVSPLTGLPGNSRIRREIADRVRVGSDYAVGYIDIDRFKSVNDRYGFVRGDDFISALARSLHRAVVSVGLPPAFLGHVGGDDFVFVCTPEQVRPLTSRVSTDFEKAADALYDTSDAARGYVELKDRRGNLRRAALVTLSIGVSVSDADKRITSPLAAMTIASEMKSVAKSQPGSYVAVDRRRGVADSGDRHVK, via the coding sequence GTGGAGCCCGCCGGCGACCGACCGGACGTCATCCTCGTCGTCGACGACGACGAGGACATCGCGCGTTTCGTGGAGTTCAACCTTCGGTTGCACGGCTACGAGGTGATCCACGCCGGCGACGGCCAGGAGGCCCTGGAGGTGATCGAGCGTCAGCGTCCCGACCTCGCGGTAATCGATCTGATGATGCCGCGCGTCGATGGTCTGGAGTTGACCCGGCGGCTGCGTGCCGATCCGATGACCGCGGTCCTGCCGGTGATCATGCTGACCGCCAAGGGAATGACGGTGGACAAGGTGCACGGCCTCAGCGCTGGCGCCGACGACTATCTGGTGAAGCCCTTCGACACCGCGGAACTGGTGGCCCGGGTCAGCTCCACCCTGCGGCGCAACAAGGAGTTCCGCGAGGTCTCACCACTGACCGGTTTGCCCGGAAATAGCCGTATACGCCGGGAGATTGCCGACCGGGTTCGGGTCGGGTCGGACTACGCGGTCGGTTACATCGACATCGACCGGTTCAAGAGCGTGAACGACCGGTACGGCTTCGTCCGGGGCGACGACTTCATCTCGGCGTTGGCCCGCAGCCTGCACCGGGCCGTGGTGTCGGTGGGCCTGCCGCCGGCTTTCCTGGGCCACGTCGGCGGCGACGACTTCGTCTTCGTCTGTACGCCGGAGCAGGTCCGGCCACTCACCTCGCGGGTCTCGACCGACTTCGAGAAGGCCGCCGACGCGCTCTACGACACGTCCGACGCCGCCCGCGGCTACGTCGAGCTGAAGGACCGGCGGGGAAACCTACGCCGGGCCGCTCTGGTCACCCTCTCCATCGGCGTCTCCGTCTCGGACGCCGACAAACGCATCACCAGCCCCTTGGCGGCGATGACGATCGCCTCGGAGATGAAGTCGGTGGCCAAGAGCCAGCCCGGTTCGTACGTGGCGGTGGATCGACGGCGCGGCGTCGCCGACTCGGGCGATCGGCATGTGAAGTAG
- a CDS encoding PH domain-containing protein: MSETESIRIRPHRIRLVCWASAAALVVVFSVLATSLTGPTGNGYGSFQRGDQLAMIGLGVFGALGVLLFTRPMVQADARRVRVRNVIGSYELPWEVVRGVRFDRGAPWASLELHDDDLLPMVALQAADKELAVEGVRALRRLHQAHLTDQAERTPGR, encoded by the coding sequence GTGAGCGAAACCGAGTCGATCCGTATCCGGCCCCACCGCATCCGGCTGGTCTGCTGGGCCTCGGCGGCCGCGTTGGTCGTGGTGTTCAGCGTGCTGGCCACGTCGCTGACCGGTCCGACCGGCAACGGCTACGGCAGCTTCCAGCGGGGTGATCAGCTCGCCATGATCGGCCTCGGTGTCTTCGGCGCGCTCGGCGTCCTGCTGTTCACCCGTCCGATGGTGCAGGCCGACGCGCGTCGCGTCCGGGTGCGCAACGTGATCGGCTCGTACGAGCTGCCCTGGGAGGTCGTGCGGGGGGTCCGCTTCGACCGGGGTGCGCCCTGGGCGAGCCTGGAACTGCACGACGACGACCTGCTGCCGATGGTGGCCCTCCAGGCCGCCGACAAGGAGCTGGCCGTCGAGGGGGTTCGGGCGCTGCGCCGCCTGCACCAGGCCCATCTGACCGACCAGGCCGAGCGCACCCCCGGTCGCTGA
- a CDS encoding bifunctional 3,4-dihydroxy-2-butanone-4-phosphate synthase/GTP cyclohydrolase II, whose product MSSFASIEQAVADIAAGRPVVVVDDADRENEGDLIFAAELATPELLAFMVRHTSGYICVPLTESECDRLDLPPMYHTNQDKRGTAYTVTVDAREGVSTGISAADRAHTVRLLADAATSPADLARPGHVVPLRAREGGVLRRPGHTEAAVDLTRLAGLRPAGVLCELVNDDGTMMRVPDLEKFCAEHALTLVTIAELIAYRRRTEKQVELVADARMPTRHGRFRALGYRSDYDSAEHVALVMGEIGDGRDVLVRVHSECLTGDVFGSVRCDCGPQLNAALERVAREGRGVVLYVRGHEGRGIGLLHKLQAYQLQDLGRDTVDANLDLGLPADARDYGTGAQILYDLGVRSMRLLTNNPAKRAGLEGYGLTVIGREGLPVRPHPENVRYLRTKRDRMGHLLDELDEVTEAPMGRPVAGDEIGV is encoded by the coding sequence ATGAGTTCCTTCGCCAGCATCGAGCAGGCGGTGGCGGACATCGCCGCTGGCCGGCCCGTCGTCGTGGTCGACGACGCCGACCGGGAGAACGAGGGTGACCTCATTTTCGCGGCCGAGTTGGCCACGCCGGAGCTGCTCGCCTTCATGGTCCGGCACACCTCCGGCTACATCTGCGTGCCGCTCACCGAGAGCGAGTGCGACCGGCTGGACCTGCCGCCGATGTACCACACCAACCAGGACAAGCGCGGCACCGCCTACACGGTGACGGTCGACGCCCGGGAGGGCGTGAGCACCGGCATCTCGGCCGCCGACCGGGCACACACGGTCCGGCTGCTCGCCGACGCCGCCACCAGCCCCGCCGACCTGGCCCGACCCGGCCACGTCGTGCCGCTGCGGGCCCGGGAGGGCGGCGTGCTGCGCCGGCCGGGGCACACCGAGGCTGCGGTCGACCTGACCCGACTGGCCGGCCTGCGGCCGGCCGGAGTCCTCTGCGAGCTGGTCAACGACGACGGCACCATGATGCGGGTGCCGGACCTGGAGAAGTTCTGCGCCGAGCACGCGCTGACCCTGGTCACCATCGCCGAACTGATCGCGTACCGGCGGCGTACGGAGAAGCAGGTCGAGCTGGTCGCCGATGCCCGGATGCCCACCCGGCACGGGCGGTTCCGGGCGCTGGGCTACCGCAGCGACTACGACTCGGCGGAGCACGTGGCGCTGGTCATGGGTGAGATCGGCGATGGCCGGGATGTGCTGGTGCGGGTGCACTCCGAGTGCCTCACCGGTGACGTGTTCGGCTCCGTACGCTGCGACTGTGGCCCGCAGCTCAACGCCGCCCTGGAGCGGGTCGCCCGGGAGGGACGGGGCGTGGTGCTCTACGTCCGCGGTCACGAGGGGCGGGGCATCGGCCTGTTGCACAAGCTCCAGGCGTACCAGCTCCAGGACCTGGGCCGGGACACCGTCGACGCCAACCTCGACCTGGGCCTGCCGGCGGACGCGCGGGACTACGGCACCGGCGCGCAGATCCTCTACGACCTGGGCGTGCGCTCGATGCGGCTGCTGACCAACAACCCGGCCAAGCGGGCCGGACTGGAAGGGTACGGGCTGACCGTCATCGGGCGCGAGGGACTGCCGGTGCGACCGCACCCGGAGAACGTGCGCTACCTGCGCACCAAGCGGGACCGGATGGGGCACCTGCTGGACGAGTTGGACGAGGTTACCGAGGCGCCGATGGGCCGCCCGGTCGCCGGCGACGAGATCGGAGTGTAG
- a CDS encoding RNA methyltransferase, protein MQPVPRGRRLDAVLGPFTPRTPRVVAARRLQRRRDREATGRFLTEGPQAVREALARPRTVLELFGTPAALDRYSDLAARAAADDVPVSEVTAEALAALTETVAPQGLVAVCRHLDVPLDAALGRQPRLVAVLAGIRDPGNAGTVLRTADAAGAQTVVFAGEAVDPYNGKAVRASAGSLFHVDVVRAPDSLVVVGALRAAGLAVLATTGSGAADLDDLADAGRLVAPTAWLFGSEAHGLPEELTAAADARVRVPLHGRAESLNLAAAAAVCLYASARAQRRPSSGRAAETAGESSRP, encoded by the coding sequence ATGCAGCCAGTACCGCGCGGGAGGCGCCTCGACGCCGTCTTGGGGCCGTTCACCCCGCGTACCCCGCGGGTCGTGGCCGCCCGCCGGCTTCAGCGCCGCCGCGACCGCGAGGCCACCGGCCGGTTCCTGACCGAGGGACCGCAGGCCGTCCGGGAAGCCCTCGCCCGGCCCCGCACGGTCCTGGAGCTCTTCGGCACGCCGGCGGCCCTCGACCGGTACTCGGATCTGGCCGCCCGGGCGGCCGCCGACGACGTTCCGGTCTCCGAGGTCACCGCGGAGGCGCTCGCCGCGCTCACCGAGACCGTCGCCCCGCAGGGCCTGGTAGCGGTGTGCCGGCACCTCGACGTGCCCCTGGACGCCGCCCTCGGGCGCCAGCCGCGGCTGGTCGCGGTCCTTGCCGGCATCCGCGACCCGGGTAACGCCGGCACCGTCCTGCGTACCGCCGACGCGGCCGGCGCGCAGACGGTCGTCTTCGCCGGCGAAGCCGTCGACCCCTACAACGGCAAGGCCGTGCGGGCGTCGGCCGGCAGCCTCTTCCACGTTGACGTGGTACGCGCGCCCGACTCCCTTGTGGTGGTCGGCGCGCTGCGGGCCGCCGGGCTCGCCGTGCTGGCCACCACCGGGTCCGGCGCGGCCGACCTGGACGACCTCGCCGACGCCGGCCGGCTGGTCGCTCCCACCGCGTGGCTTTTCGGCTCAGAGGCGCACGGGCTGCCCGAGGAACTGACCGCCGCCGCCGATGCCCGGGTCCGGGTGCCGCTGCACGGACGTGCCGAGAGCCTGAACCTGGCTGCGGCCGCGGCGGTGTGCCTGTACGCTTCAGCGAGAGCGCAGCGACGGCCGTCGAGTGGTCGCGCGGCCGAGACTGCAGGGGAGAGCAGCCGCCCATGA
- the rpe gene encoding ribulose-phosphate 3-epimerase: protein MTVPPPIVAPSILAADFARLADEVRAVEDAADWLHVDVMDNHFVPNLTIGLPVVQSLRGATTIPFDVHLMIEDPRRWAPGYADAGAYNVTFHAEACDDPVALAKDLRSAGAKAGLAIDRDTPIESYLELLPSFDTLLIMTIKAGFGGQRFIPHLLDKVRAARRHVETGHLDVRIEVDGGITADTIAQAAEAGADAFVAGTAVYGADDPAEAVRKLRARAEHAVTGA, encoded by the coding sequence GTGACCGTACCGCCGCCGATCGTCGCGCCGAGCATACTGGCCGCCGATTTCGCCCGCCTCGCCGACGAGGTCCGTGCCGTCGAAGATGCCGCCGACTGGCTGCACGTGGACGTCATGGACAACCACTTCGTGCCGAACCTGACCATCGGACTGCCGGTCGTGCAGAGTCTGCGGGGGGCTACCACGATCCCCTTCGACGTGCACCTGATGATCGAGGATCCGCGGCGGTGGGCCCCGGGATACGCCGACGCCGGGGCGTACAACGTCACCTTCCACGCCGAGGCCTGCGACGATCCGGTGGCGCTGGCCAAGGACCTTCGGTCGGCCGGGGCGAAGGCCGGGCTGGCGATCGACCGGGATACCCCGATCGAGTCGTACCTGGAACTGCTGCCCAGCTTCGACACGCTGCTGATCATGACCATCAAGGCCGGCTTCGGCGGGCAGCGCTTCATCCCGCACCTGCTCGACAAGGTTCGCGCCGCGCGCCGCCACGTCGAGACCGGCCACCTGGACGTGCGGATCGAGGTCGACGGCGGGATCACCGCCGACACCATCGCACAGGCCGCCGAGGCCGGTGCCGACGCCTTCGTCGCCGGCACCGCCGTCTACGGCGCGGACGATCCGGCCGAGGCTGTCCGGAAACTGCGGGCACGGGCGGAACACGCGGTCACCGGAGCCTGA
- the ribH gene encoding 6,7-dimethyl-8-ribityllumazine synthase has product MAGFGEPGIDAVDATGLTVGVVAARWHGDLTDHMLDRAVAAAEACGARAVVARVAGSVELPVVAQALARRCDVVVALGVVVRGATAHFDHVCRSVTDGLTRVALDEGKPVAHGVLTVNTIEQARDRAGLPGSAEDKGWSATVAALDAALAVRSVSVAGGHRVGFGG; this is encoded by the coding sequence ATGGCGGGTTTCGGGGAGCCGGGCATCGACGCGGTCGACGCCACCGGCCTCACGGTGGGCGTCGTCGCGGCCCGGTGGCACGGCGACCTCACTGACCACATGCTGGACCGGGCGGTCGCCGCGGCTGAGGCCTGCGGGGCGCGCGCGGTGGTGGCCCGGGTGGCCGGTTCGGTGGAACTGCCGGTGGTGGCCCAGGCGCTCGCCCGCCGCTGCGACGTGGTGGTCGCTCTCGGCGTCGTGGTCCGGGGCGCCACCGCGCACTTTGACCACGTCTGCCGCTCGGTGACTGACGGGCTCACCCGCGTGGCGCTGGACGAGGGGAAGCCGGTGGCCCACGGCGTGCTGACCGTCAACACCATCGAGCAGGCCCGGGATCGGGCCGGCCTGCCCGGCTCGGCGGAGGACAAGGGCTGGTCGGCGACTGTCGCGGCGCTTGACGCCGCCTTGGCGGTCCGCAGTGTGTCCGTCGCCGGTGGCCATCGGGTCGGCTTCGGCGGCTGA
- the rpmI gene encoding 50S ribosomal protein L35, producing MPKMKSHTGMGKRVRLTGKGKVVAQQAGLRHNLEKKPSTRTRRLTGTVELAKADVKRIKKLLGR from the coding sequence ATGCCGAAGATGAAGAGCCACACCGGGATGGGTAAGCGCGTCCGGCTGACCGGCAAGGGCAAGGTCGTTGCCCAGCAGGCCGGCCTGCGTCACAACCTGGAGAAGAAGCCCTCCACCCGGACCCGCCGGCTGACCGGCACCGTCGAGCTGGCCAAGGCTGACGTGAAGCGCATCAAGAAGCTGCTCGGCCGCTGA
- the hisG gene encoding ATP phosphoribosyltransferase: protein MLRVAVPNKGALAESAAQMLREAGYRQRTEPKDLVCRDESNDIEFFYLRPKDIATYVGSGDLDVGITGRDLLIDSGAPAEEVVDLAFGRATFRFAARPTDVDSVQELGGHRIATAYPGLVERHLVELGVKADVIRLDGAVENAIRLGVADVVADVVETGATLRQAGLVVFGEPLLRSSAVLVRRADAPTHPQCEQLLRRLHGVLVARRYVMLAYDVPAALLDRASSLTPGIESPTVSPLHREGWVAVQAMVLREHVHRIMDELYELGARAILVTNIHACRL, encoded by the coding sequence ATGCTACGTGTCGCCGTACCCAACAAGGGCGCCCTCGCCGAGTCGGCCGCCCAGATGCTGCGCGAGGCGGGCTACCGCCAGCGTACCGAACCGAAGGACCTGGTCTGCCGGGACGAGTCCAACGACATCGAGTTCTTCTATCTGCGCCCGAAGGACATCGCCACCTACGTCGGCTCCGGTGACCTCGACGTCGGCATCACCGGCCGGGACCTGCTGATCGATTCCGGTGCCCCGGCGGAGGAGGTGGTCGACCTGGCCTTCGGTCGGGCCACCTTCCGCTTCGCCGCCCGACCAACGGACGTCGACTCGGTGCAGGAGCTGGGTGGGCACCGGATCGCCACCGCCTATCCGGGGCTGGTCGAGCGGCACCTCGTTGAACTGGGCGTCAAGGCCGACGTGATCCGCCTGGACGGCGCAGTGGAGAACGCCATCCGGCTGGGTGTCGCCGACGTGGTCGCCGACGTGGTGGAGACCGGTGCCACGCTGCGACAGGCCGGTCTGGTGGTGTTCGGCGAGCCGCTGCTGCGTTCCTCGGCGGTGCTGGTCCGCCGGGCCGACGCGCCGACCCACCCGCAGTGCGAGCAGCTCCTGCGTCGGCTGCACGGGGTGCTCGTGGCCCGGCGCTACGTGATGCTCGCCTACGACGTCCCGGCGGCCCTGCTGGACCGGGCCAGCTCGCTGACCCCGGGCATCGAGTCGCCGACCGTGTCCCCGCTGCACCGGGAGGGTTGGGTCGCCGTGCAGGCAATGGTGCTCCGCGAACACGTGCACCGGATCATGGACGAGTTGTATGAGCTCGGCGCCCGCGCGATTCTCGTCACGAACATCCACGCCTGCCGGCTGTGA
- the rplT gene encoding 50S ribosomal protein L20 yields MARVKRAVNAQKKRRTLLETASGYRGQRSRLYRKAKEQVLHSMQYAYRDRRDRKGDFRQLWIQRINAGARANGMTYNRLIQGLRLAGIEVDRKILADLAVNDAAAFAAIVELARAAVAEQGTGGAAAQAA; encoded by the coding sequence ATGGCACGCGTCAAGCGGGCTGTGAACGCCCAGAAGAAGCGCCGTACCCTGCTGGAGACCGCGAGCGGCTACCGCGGTCAGCGCTCCCGCCTGTACCGCAAGGCCAAGGAGCAGGTGCTGCACTCGATGCAGTACGCCTACCGGGACCGTCGCGACCGCAAGGGTGACTTCCGGCAGCTGTGGATCCAGCGGATCAACGCGGGCGCCCGCGCCAACGGGATGACCTACAACCGCCTGATCCAGGGACTGCGCCTGGCCGGCATCGAGGTCGACCGGAAGATCCTGGCCGACCTGGCCGTCAACGACGCCGCCGCGTTCGCGGCGATCGTCGAACTGGCCCGCGCCGCCGTGGCGGAGCAGGGCACCGGTGGCGCCGCGGCCCAGGCCGCCTGA